In Kocuria turfanensis, a single genomic region encodes these proteins:
- a CDS encoding succinate dehydrogenase hydrophobic membrane anchor subunit, whose protein sequence is MSTPLKASISVPRSKDLEVNGVKYNRSSSRRNNFEMFAWLFMRFSGVVLLVLVFVHLWVNLVSPEGGVEAVDFAFVAGKWASPFWQVFDMLLLWLAMLHGTNGLRVIIDDYAEKDRTRFWLKVFLFTTSAFVILLGTLVIFTFEPCPTGADPALLASFCTAG, encoded by the coding sequence ATGAGCACTCCGCTCAAGGCAAGCATCTCGGTCCCCCGGAGCAAGGACCTCGAGGTCAACGGCGTCAAGTACAACCGCTCCTCCTCCCGTCGCAACAACTTCGAGATGTTCGCGTGGCTGTTCATGCGCTTCTCCGGCGTGGTCCTGCTCGTGCTGGTCTTCGTGCACCTGTGGGTGAACCTCGTCTCCCCCGAGGGCGGGGTCGAGGCCGTGGACTTCGCGTTCGTCGCCGGCAAGTGGGCCAGCCCGTTCTGGCAGGTCTTCGACATGCTCCTGCTGTGGCTCGCGATGCTGCACGGCACCAACGGCCTGCGCGTGATCATCGACGACTACGCCGAGAAGGACCGCACCCGGTTCTGGCTGAAGGTCTTCCTCTTCACCACCTCCGCCTTCGTGATCCTGCTGGGCACCCTGGTGATCTTCACCTTCGAGCCCTGCCCCACCGGCGCGGACCCGGCCCTGCTGGCCTCCTTCTGCACCGCGGGCTGA
- the sdhC gene encoding succinate dehydrogenase, cytochrome b556 subunit produces the protein MAKTSKGTLYRGQAHGQWSWVAHRITGVAIFFFLLVHVLDTALVRVSPEAYNAVMETYKNPVMGLGEAGLVAAIVYHAFNGLRIILVDFWSKGTRYQKQMLWGVLALWLVVMVPFLVRHLSNIFHLSIFGG, from the coding sequence GTGGCGAAGACATCCAAGGGCACCTTGTACCGCGGCCAGGCCCATGGCCAGTGGTCCTGGGTCGCCCACCGCATCACCGGCGTGGCCATCTTCTTCTTTCTTCTGGTCCACGTCCTGGACACCGCGCTCGTGCGGGTCTCGCCCGAGGCCTACAACGCGGTCATGGAGACCTACAAGAACCCGGTCATGGGCCTGGGCGAGGCCGGTCTCGTGGCGGCCATCGTCTACCACGCCTTCAACGGCCTGCGCATCATCCTCGTGGACTTCTGGTCGAAGGGCACCCGCTACCAGAAGCAGATGCTCTGGGGCGTCCTCGCGCTGTGGCTCGTGGTGATGGTCCCGTTCCTGGTCCGGCACCTGTCCAACATCTTCCACCTCTCCATCTTCGGGGGTTAA
- a CDS encoding 2'-5' RNA ligase family protein translates to MIPTHQSPTIRPGQVYAGVVIELPEPVGRELQDWRASFGDPASYAVPAHITLMIAPQAVHWSEVVERVRSVARTWRPFHLEINGTGTFRPVSPVVYLRVLEGAQQCRALHEALHEERLVSASPFEFHPHVTIAQAVGEDDLDRAQEMLRTYRAGFLVDRIGLYELDGHGVWRIREEFPFAGTDRGER, encoded by the coding sequence GTGATCCCAACGCACCAGTCTCCGACCATCCGCCCCGGTCAGGTCTACGCGGGCGTGGTCATCGAGCTGCCCGAGCCCGTGGGGCGGGAGCTCCAGGACTGGCGCGCGTCCTTCGGGGACCCGGCCTCCTACGCCGTGCCGGCGCACATCACCCTGATGATCGCCCCGCAGGCGGTCCACTGGAGTGAGGTCGTCGAGCGGGTGCGGTCCGTGGCCCGGACCTGGCGGCCGTTCCACCTGGAGATCAACGGCACGGGCACGTTCCGTCCGGTGAGCCCGGTGGTCTACCTGCGCGTCCTGGAGGGCGCACAGCAGTGCCGGGCCCTGCACGAGGCCCTGCACGAGGAGCGGCTGGTCTCCGCGTCCCCCTTCGAGTTCCACCCGCACGTCACCATCGCCCAGGCCGTGGGGGAGGACGACCTCGACCGCGCCCAGGAGATGCTGCGGACCTACCGCGCCGGGTTCCTCGTGGACCGGATCGGCCTCTACGAGCTCGACGGCCACGGCGTCTGGCGGATCCGCGAGGAGTTCCCCTTCGCCGGGACCGACCGCGGCGAACGCTGA
- the sdhA gene encoding succinate dehydrogenase flavoprotein subunit: MQVHKYDVVIIGAGGAGMRAAIEAGQRSRTAVLTKLYPTRSHTGAAQGGMCAALANVEEDNWEWHTFDTIKGGDYLVDQDAAEVMAKEAIDAVLDLEKMGLPFNRTPEGKIDQRRFGGHTRDHGKAPVRRACYAADRTGHMILQTLYQNCIKHNVEFFNEYYVLDLVMTEIDGQRRVAGVVSYDLATGELHVFQAKSVVFASGGAGKVYKTTSNAHTLTGDGMAIAFRNGLPLEDMEFIQFHPTGLAGLGILVSEAARGEGGILRNADGERFMERYAPTIKDLAPRDIVARSMANEVREGRGAGPNKDYVLLDLTHLEPAHIDAKLPDITEFARTYLGVEPYTEPVPVFPTCHYAMGGIPTNIKAEVLQDNETVVPGLYAAGEVACVSVHGSNRLGTNSLLDINVFGKRAGIYAAEYAQQAEFVPVPDTALDSTVALLDNARNGTGTEKVAAIRKDLQDTMDLNVQVFRTAETLQTALDDIAALEARYANISIQDKGKRFNLDLLEAVELGFLLQLAKVMTVAALHRNESRGGHFREDFPERDDENFMKHSMVYLDPSSPTGGIRQETKPVIFTRYEPMERKY; this comes from the coding sequence ATGCAGGTTCACAAGTACGACGTGGTCATCATCGGTGCCGGTGGTGCCGGTATGCGCGCCGCCATCGAGGCCGGCCAGCGCTCTCGTACTGCCGTACTGACCAAGCTGTACCCCACCCGCTCCCACACCGGCGCGGCGCAGGGCGGCATGTGCGCAGCACTCGCCAACGTCGAGGAGGACAACTGGGAGTGGCACACGTTCGACACCATCAAGGGCGGTGACTACCTCGTCGACCAGGACGCCGCGGAGGTCATGGCCAAGGAGGCCATCGACGCGGTCCTGGACCTGGAGAAGATGGGGCTGCCCTTCAACCGCACCCCCGAGGGCAAGATCGACCAGCGCCGCTTCGGCGGACACACCCGCGACCACGGCAAGGCGCCCGTGCGCCGGGCCTGCTACGCCGCGGACCGCACCGGGCACATGATCCTCCAGACGCTCTACCAGAACTGCATCAAGCACAACGTGGAGTTCTTCAACGAGTACTACGTCCTGGACCTGGTCATGACCGAGATCGACGGTCAGCGGCGCGTGGCGGGCGTGGTCTCCTACGATCTGGCCACCGGCGAGCTGCACGTCTTCCAGGCGAAGTCCGTGGTCTTCGCCTCCGGCGGGGCCGGCAAGGTCTACAAGACCACCTCCAACGCGCACACCCTCACCGGCGACGGCATGGCCATCGCGTTCCGCAACGGCCTTCCGCTCGAGGACATGGAGTTCATCCAGTTCCACCCGACCGGTCTGGCCGGCCTGGGCATCCTGGTCTCCGAGGCCGCCCGCGGCGAGGGCGGGATCCTGCGCAACGCGGACGGCGAGCGCTTCATGGAGCGCTACGCCCCCACGATCAAGGACCTCGCCCCCCGTGACATCGTGGCCCGCTCCATGGCCAACGAGGTGCGCGAGGGCCGTGGGGCCGGGCCGAACAAGGACTACGTCCTGCTCGACCTCACCCACCTGGAGCCGGCGCACATCGACGCGAAGCTGCCCGACATCACGGAGTTCGCCCGCACCTACCTGGGCGTGGAGCCCTACACCGAGCCGGTCCCGGTGTTCCCCACGTGCCACTACGCGATGGGCGGGATCCCGACCAACATCAAGGCCGAGGTGCTGCAGGACAACGAGACCGTGGTCCCGGGCCTGTACGCCGCCGGCGAGGTCGCCTGCGTGTCCGTGCACGGCTCCAACCGCCTGGGCACCAACTCGCTGCTGGACATCAACGTGTTCGGCAAGCGGGCCGGGATCTACGCGGCCGAGTACGCGCAGCAGGCCGAGTTCGTGCCGGTCCCGGACACCGCCCTGGACAGCACCGTGGCGCTGCTCGACAACGCCCGCAACGGCACCGGCACCGAGAAGGTCGCCGCGATCCGCAAGGACCTGCAGGACACCATGGACCTCAACGTCCAGGTGTTCCGCACGGCGGAGACCCTGCAGACGGCGCTGGACGACATCGCCGCCCTCGAGGCCCGCTACGCGAACATCTCGATCCAGGACAAGGGCAAGCGCTTCAACCTGGACCTGCTCGAGGCCGTGGAGCTCGGCTTCCTGCTGCAGCTGGCCAAGGTCATGACGGTCGCGGCGCTGCACCGCAACGAGTCCCGCGGCGGCCACTTCCGGGAGGACTTCCCGGAGCGCGACGACGAGAACTTCATGAAGCACTCGATGGTCTACCTCGACCCCTCCTCCCCCACCGGGGGCATCAGGCAGGAGACGAAGCCCGTCATCTTCACCCGCTACGAGCCCATGGAGCGTAAGTACTGA
- a CDS encoding exodeoxyribonuclease III has protein sequence MSRPENVLRVATVNVNGIRAAYKRGMADWLAGRDVDILCLQEVRAPDKVVRELLDEQTWDVHHAEAADKGRAGVAVATRRDARAGTLLPVARRDSIGHEHFAASGRWVETDHALADGSTLTVVSAYVHSGEVGTVRQDDKYRFLDVMTERLPELARTREHVLVVGDLNVGHTELDIKNWKGNVKNAGFLPEERAYFDRFFGEHGYKDVARELAGPVPGPYTWWSYRGKAFDTDAGWRIDYHMATPGLASAAVSAVVDRAPSYDTRFSDHAPVVVDYQL, from the coding sequence ATGTCCCGCCCCGAGAACGTCCTGCGCGTCGCCACCGTCAACGTCAACGGCATCCGCGCCGCCTACAAGCGCGGCATGGCCGACTGGCTCGCCGGGCGCGACGTCGACATCCTGTGCCTGCAGGAGGTGCGGGCCCCGGACAAGGTCGTCCGGGAGCTGCTCGACGAGCAGACCTGGGACGTCCACCACGCCGAGGCGGCGGACAAGGGCCGGGCCGGCGTGGCGGTCGCGACCCGCCGCGACGCCCGCGCCGGGACGCTGCTGCCGGTCGCCCGCCGGGACTCCATCGGCCACGAGCACTTCGCGGCCTCGGGGCGGTGGGTCGAGACCGACCACGCCCTCGCCGACGGCAGCACGCTCACCGTGGTCTCGGCCTACGTGCACTCCGGAGAGGTCGGCACCGTGCGCCAGGACGACAAGTACCGCTTCCTCGACGTCATGACCGAGCGGCTGCCGGAGCTGGCCCGCACCCGGGAGCACGTCCTCGTGGTCGGGGACCTCAACGTGGGGCACACCGAGCTCGACATCAAGAACTGGAAGGGCAACGTCAAGAACGCCGGGTTCCTGCCCGAGGAGCGGGCCTACTTCGACCGCTTCTTCGGGGAGCACGGGTACAAGGACGTCGCCCGGGAGCTGGCCGGACCCGTCCCCGGCCCCTACACGTGGTGGTCCTACCGCGGCAAGGCCTTCGACACCGACGCCGGGTGGCGCATCGACTACCACATGGCCACCCCGGGGCTGGCGTCCGCCGCCGTCTCCGCGGTGGTCGACCGCGCCCCCAGCTACGACACCCGCTTCTCCGACCACGCGCCCGTGGTGGTCGACTACCAGCTCTGA
- a CDS encoding mannose-1-phosphate guanylyltransferase gives MRVTSPLAHFHPFIPAGGVGSRLWPLSRADAPKFLLDLTGSGSSLLRATYDRLAGLSGGRVMVVTGRTHAPAVCRQLPELSPGDLVLEPSPKDSAAAIGLACMLIARQDPDAIVGSFAADHVIEPAEAFQDVVREAVAAAASGRIVTIGIPPSSPATGFGYIRAGSQLGLEGAPHALQVEQFVEKPDEATARAYVHSGNYTWNAGMFVAPASLMLRHLAASEPALHAGLAEIADAWGTPAQDEVVDRVWPGLPKTAIDYAVAEPAAAAGDVAMVPATFTWDDVGDFAAISRLNHVDPHGDPHVTVLGDNSRVLADSSTGIVVSDTGRMIALIGVEDIVVVDTPDALLVTTQEHAQRVKDAVASLKQSGNTDVL, from the coding sequence ATGCGTGTGACCTCTCCCCTCGCGCACTTCCACCCCTTCATCCCGGCCGGAGGGGTCGGCTCCCGGCTCTGGCCGCTCTCCCGGGCCGACGCCCCGAAGTTCCTGCTGGACCTCACCGGGTCCGGCTCGTCGCTGCTGCGGGCCACCTACGACCGGCTGGCCGGACTCAGCGGCGGCCGCGTCATGGTCGTCACCGGACGCACCCACGCCCCCGCGGTCTGCCGGCAGCTGCCGGAGCTCTCCCCGGGGGACCTCGTGCTCGAGCCGTCCCCGAAGGACTCGGCGGCGGCCATCGGCCTGGCCTGCATGCTCATCGCGCGGCAGGACCCGGACGCGATCGTCGGCTCCTTCGCGGCCGACCACGTGATCGAGCCCGCCGAGGCGTTCCAGGACGTGGTCCGGGAGGCGGTCGCGGCCGCGGCCTCGGGCCGGATCGTGACCATCGGCATCCCGCCGAGCTCCCCGGCCACCGGCTTCGGCTACATCCGCGCAGGCTCGCAGCTGGGCCTCGAGGGCGCCCCGCACGCCCTGCAGGTCGAGCAGTTCGTGGAGAAGCCGGACGAGGCCACCGCGCGCGCCTACGTGCACAGCGGCAACTACACGTGGAACGCCGGCATGTTCGTGGCCCCCGCCTCGCTGATGCTGCGCCACCTCGCCGCCAGCGAGCCCGCGCTGCACGCCGGGCTGGCCGAGATCGCCGACGCGTGGGGCACGCCCGCGCAGGACGAGGTGGTCGACCGGGTCTGGCCCGGCCTGCCGAAGACCGCCATCGACTACGCCGTGGCCGAGCCCGCCGCGGCGGCCGGGGACGTCGCCATGGTGCCCGCGACCTTCACCTGGGACGACGTGGGCGACTTCGCCGCGATCAGCCGGCTCAACCACGTCGACCCGCACGGGGACCCGCACGTGACCGTGCTGGGCGACAACAGCCGGGTGCTCGCCGACAGCTCCACGGGCATCGTCGTCTCCGACACGGGCCGGATGATCGCGCTGATCGGCGTGGAGGACATCGTCGTCGTCGACACCCCCGACGCGCTGCTGGTGACCACGCAGGAGCACGCCCAGCGGGTCAAGGACGCCGTGGCCTCGCTCAAGCAGAGCGGCAACACGGACGTGCTGTGA
- the trpS gene encoding tryptophan--tRNA ligase — protein sequence MTADPAPFDVRSASGRPRVVSGVQPSADSLHLGNYVGAVRNWVDMQNDNECVFFVADLHAVTTDQDPATLAQRTRVTAAQYIAAGIDPERSTLLVQSHVPEHAQLAWALNCITGFGEASRMTQFKDKSAKQGAENATVGLFAYPVLMAADILIYQAHQVPVGEDQRQHLELTRNLAQRFNARYGDTFVVPEAKILAESAKVYDLQNPTAKMSKSAAAENGLLRLLDPAKKNAKKIKSAVTDDGTEIRFDREAKPGISNLLTIHSALTGRPVDEIVAEYEGRMYGHLKVGLAEVVTETLEPIRSRALELLDDPAELDRMLARGAEKGRELSVATLAAVYDRMGFLSRAGGLG from the coding sequence GTGACCGCTGACCCCGCGCCGTTCGACGTCCGATCCGCCTCCGGCAGGCCCCGTGTCGTGTCGGGGGTGCAGCCCTCGGCGGACTCCCTGCACCTGGGCAACTACGTGGGCGCGGTGCGCAACTGGGTCGACATGCAGAACGACAACGAGTGCGTGTTCTTCGTCGCGGACCTGCACGCGGTGACCACGGACCAGGACCCCGCGACGCTGGCCCAGCGCACCCGCGTCACGGCCGCCCAGTACATCGCGGCGGGCATCGACCCGGAGCGCTCCACGCTGCTCGTGCAGTCCCACGTGCCCGAGCACGCCCAGCTGGCGTGGGCGCTGAACTGCATCACCGGCTTCGGGGAGGCCTCCCGGATGACCCAGTTCAAGGACAAGTCCGCCAAGCAGGGCGCCGAGAACGCGACCGTGGGCCTGTTCGCCTACCCCGTGCTGATGGCCGCGGACATCCTGATCTACCAGGCGCACCAGGTGCCGGTCGGCGAGGACCAGCGCCAGCACCTCGAGCTGACCCGCAACCTGGCGCAGCGCTTCAACGCCCGGTACGGCGACACCTTCGTGGTCCCGGAGGCCAAGATCCTCGCGGAGTCGGCGAAGGTCTACGACCTGCAGAACCCCACGGCCAAGATGTCCAAGTCCGCGGCCGCGGAGAACGGGCTCCTCCGGCTGCTGGACCCGGCGAAGAAGAACGCCAAGAAGATCAAGTCCGCCGTCACCGACGACGGCACCGAGATCCGCTTCGACCGCGAGGCCAAGCCCGGGATCTCGAACCTGCTCACCATCCACTCCGCGCTCACGGGCCGCCCGGTGGACGAGATCGTCGCGGAGTACGAGGGCCGGATGTACGGACACCTCAAGGTCGGTCTGGCCGAGGTGGTCACCGAGACGCTCGAGCCCATCCGCAGCCGCGCCCTCGAGCTGCTGGACGACCCCGCCGAGCTGGACCGCATGCTGGCCCGCGGCGCCGAGAAGGGCCGGGAGCTCAGCGTGGCGACCCTGGCCGCGGTCTACGACCGGATGGGCTTCCTGAGCCGGGCCGGGGGGCTGGGCTAG
- a CDS encoding YihY/virulence factor BrkB family protein — protein sequence MSTRTGPRTGPRTGPAPEMPPRAVDRHGLRREALRQQALLRERRAAGAGPAALAGSALAVVLSRFFTRLPVRVVMHYLFHGGPLMAAGLSFVLIFASTSLLVGGFATMGLLLGNDPEVRDAVVRAVTERVPGLLDTGAGGVVPLDLLEDTRPFTLATVIGAAVLLFSGWRWVSGVRLAFRRIFEVPPAQGMPIAAVPRDLLGLLVLGVLLALSAVANGAASGLLGFLLDTAGELGWGRGPEWLRTGLTWALSTLLVVVLDALFALELVRGVAGLRLTRRALLTTVLAAAAGNFALRYAGGSLISGATANPYLLSVALVVGVLVWFYLFSQVLLFSAALGAIVQADQHGGRVHPAGEAVAVTVLPMSSVPAPAR from the coding sequence ATGAGCACCCGCACGGGACCCCGCACGGGACCCCGTACGGGCCCGGCACCGGAGATGCCGCCCCGGGCGGTGGACCGGCACGGGCTGCGCCGGGAGGCGCTGCGCCAGCAGGCGCTGCTGCGCGAGCGGCGCGCCGCCGGCGCCGGGCCCGCGGCGCTGGCGGGATCCGCGCTCGCGGTCGTGCTCTCCCGCTTCTTCACGCGCCTGCCGGTGCGCGTGGTGATGCACTACCTCTTCCACGGCGGCCCGCTCATGGCGGCCGGGCTGTCCTTCGTGCTGATCTTCGCGTCCACCTCCCTGCTGGTCGGCGGTTTCGCCACGATGGGCCTCCTGCTGGGCAACGACCCCGAGGTCCGCGACGCCGTGGTGCGCGCCGTCACCGAGCGCGTGCCGGGACTGCTCGACACCGGCGCCGGGGGAGTGGTCCCCCTCGACCTGCTGGAGGACACCCGCCCCTTCACCCTGGCCACGGTGATCGGCGCCGCCGTGCTGCTCTTCTCGGGCTGGCGCTGGGTCTCCGGGGTGCGCCTGGCGTTCCGCCGGATCTTCGAGGTGCCCCCGGCGCAGGGCATGCCCATCGCGGCCGTGCCGCGCGACCTCCTGGGCCTGCTCGTGCTCGGCGTGCTGCTGGCGCTGTCGGCCGTGGCCAACGGCGCCGCCTCGGGGCTCCTGGGCTTCCTGCTCGACACCGCCGGCGAGCTGGGCTGGGGCCGGGGGCCCGAGTGGCTGCGCACCGGGCTGACCTGGGCGCTGAGCACCCTCCTCGTGGTGGTCCTGGACGCCCTGTTCGCCCTCGAGCTCGTGCGCGGCGTGGCCGGACTGCGGCTGACCCGCCGGGCCCTGCTCACCACGGTGCTCGCCGCGGCGGCCGGCAACTTCGCCCTGCGCTACGCCGGGGGGTCCCTCATCTCCGGGGCCACCGCGAACCCCTATCTGCTGTCCGTGGCGCTGGTGGTGGGGGTGCTCGTGTGGTTCTACCTGTTCAGCCAGGTCCTGCTCTTCTCCGCCGCGCTCGGGGCGATCGTGCAGGCGGACCAGCACGGCGGCCGGGTGCACCCCGCGGGGGAGGCCGTGGCCGTCACCGTGCTGCCGATGAGCTCGGTGCCCGCTCCCGCCCGCTGA